A window of Phragmites australis chromosome 2, lpPhrAust1.1, whole genome shotgun sequence genomic DNA:
ACTAACAATTATTTTGGTTCTTGAAGGGAAATGCAACTTTTGCTGCCGGGAAAATTCCCATCCAAGGAGAGATAATACAGTCTCGTGCCCTCACAAACTACAATCGATCAGGGAAGGAACATAATGAATCTCAAGAATCTAATTACACAGTTCGATTGAAAAAGGCTGCGGCTTTTCTATGTCCTATGCTCTACTCCTCCATGGTCTCCACGATGAGCTCCCGCAGTGCGCGGCGCGACTCCTGGACGTCGCGGCACGCGACGAACGGGTGGGCGAGCAGCTGCGCCATCGTGGCGCGTCGCCTCGGGTCCTTCTGCAGGCACGCGGCCACGAACCCGCGCAGctccgccgacgccgacgcgctCTCCGGCGCCGACGGCGGCTTCCCGTCGCAGATTGCCCGCCTCAGCTTCTCGTACGTCGGCATCTCCCCCACTGGCAGGATGGGGCTACGCCCCAAGAAGAGCTCCAGGACGGTGACGCCGAGGCCCCAGACGTCGGCGGCCATGGCGCCGCGCGGCCCTGCGTGGGCGTTGGGCTCGAACCGCTCAGGGCTCAGGTACGGGAGAGAGCCGACGGCGACGGAGACCCGGAGGCGCTCGCCGGTGCGGCCGTAGAGGATCCGGGACACGCTGAAATCGCCGATCTTGACGTCCCCGCGGGAGTTGGCAAGGAGGTTGTCGGGCCTCATGTCGAGGTGCGCGACGCCGCGGGAGTGGACGTGCGCCAGCCCCTCGAAGCACCGCGCGGCCACCTCGGCGAGGGCCAGCTCCGGTAGCCCGCGGCCCTCGCGCCTGCGGAGGACTCCACCGAGCGTCCCAGCGTCCATGAACTCGAGCACGTACGCGGGAACGTCGTCAACTCCGCTGAGGACGGCGTGGCAGCGCACGACGTGCGGGGACCCAGCGGACCGGCGGAGCGCCTCGGCCTCCTCGTCCTTCGCGTCGGCCTCGGGATAGTAGGCCGTCTTGAGCGCGAACACTGAGCCGGTGAGGCGGTGCCGCACCTTGGTTACCACGCCGCAGGCGCCCGCGCCGAGGTGGCAGATCTGCTCCAGGTCCGATAGCCGCAGCTCCTCGTCCGCGGGCGGCGCCTTCATCATCTCGTGAGGCGCGGCGGGGAGCCGGCGGAAGAACTCGTGCGGCGCGACGGGAAACGACGGGCGAGCCATCGAGGGCTGGGAGGAACGGAGGCGCAGCTGCTCTAGGTCTGGacagccgccgcggccgccgccgccaccaccatgcgGGCACACGAAGCTAAGCGGATGCGTGAGGGTTTCGATGGCAATGCGGGAGGTCGGGGGTTTATGGCGCGCGAGGcagagtcggagtcggagtcggatcgGGGCTAGCTGTCTCTCTATGGCGCGCGGGGGAAAATCCGACTGGGAGGGCAGGTGGGAGGGGGTCCACCAGTCAGGCACTGGAAATGCTTGGCTTGGAGTGGAGACCAAGGAAAGGGAGGGTCAAACGCCGCAGGAGAAGGGTCAAACGGATACCGAAACCGGAAGCGCGACCGGATTTGGATTACTGGAAACGGAACAGCTTCTAATTGCATTAATAAGAAGCTCGTACTGTTCTATGGCCAATTGCATTTGGTTGTAGTTCATGGagccaattgattttttttctactgTTAAAAACTAGTTTCATTTATTTATCATTTTGGTTCACAGTCGTCAACGagataaacctatatttttttaatatgagtGATATTATAATTAAATGGTCAATATTTTGAGAGGCAAGAGGCGGTGCCTTTAAGATGAGTGATTGTGTCGTATTGACTTTACGCTGCTGCGAAATGCGATGCGATGCGAGGGTTAGAGGTCGTGGCCTGTAGACAGTACAGGGGCACTGGCTCTGATCAGGCATCACGGTTTGAACGCGCTAAAGTCTTGTTTGTTTTGGATTATAAAAATTggattataattataatatgtAAGTTGAAATAAACGGTTGAATTATAAAAGCTAGATTATGATGATAATCAGCAAGCTAAAATAAATTACTAGACTATTACAATCTAGCCTACAAATTATAACAATCTAACAATTCGTCttctatctatttttataatccATAATACAAATTATTACAATACAATTTTTAGATCCAACTTCTTACGATTCATACATGTTTAAGTTTCAGCACCAACATAATCTTCCGCGCCAACATACAGGTCTAAGCTTCGTCAAATCGCAATCCGTTTTCTACTGTTGCCGCTTGTGTGCGACAGTGCGACTCGCTTCGCTTCTACTAGAAGGCTATTCTTTTGTGAGAAAAGGATGTACTTCGGcccatttttgttttcgtttttCAGACCCTTTAGCGTTGGGCGGTATGTTCTTTTGATGGGTATTGAATTGGGCCTGGCCTTGTTTGTGTTGGCGGCCCAGTTTACTGGAACAAAACGCAAAGCAGGGCATCTTGCAAAAACAGAGGTGGGGACGTGCTTTGTCATACAATTTCTACCGTGGGATCGTCCGGGAGACAGTTTTTTTAAAGGGagctttattaatttttatcattACATTAAGTTGATATAATTATATAAGAATTTATTTTTAACTTCTGCATTATTGAGGTATACACAGCACAtattaaaaaacacaaaaagagACAGGACGTTATATGAGATCCATAAAAAGAAAAGACTGGCATAAAGAAACAAATCTCCTCTAAATAAGTTATTATGTTTAAATTTAGATACAAAGTCTAGTCTGTCATCCAAACCGAATAAAAAGTTCTCGTACACACCATAGTATTCATCATGCGATGCTCCTGCTGATTTAATACAAACCACGAATAGAACCGGTatgtataaataaaaataacctgcaaaggagatatattttttaaaagataatattattttttcataGTCATAGCGTCCAACAAAATATGGCTATCGTTGCCATTATATAGCATTTcatatttttactaagaccttaAAGCTAGTTCCAAAGCATGTTTTGAACATTTTCGCGATTGGTAAAGATTTTATGGTACCTGGACTATTAGCCATGTAGAACGTGCGAAATAGCAATCAAAGAAGATGTTGCTTAATTATCTCTAGtttgtaacaaaaataatatttctGATCTCCAAATCATTGTCTTTTCCTTAGTTTATCCTTTATTGAGAGAACTCCTTTATGCAAAtatcaaacaatttttttattttttaa
This region includes:
- the LOC133904784 gene encoding mitogen-activated protein kinase kinase 9-like, giving the protein MARPSFPVAPHEFFRRLPAAPHEMMKAPPADEELRLSDLEQICHLGAGACGVVTKVRHRLTGSVFALKTAYYPEADAKDEEAEALRRSAGSPHVVRCHAVLSGVDDVPAYVLEFMDAGTLGGVLRRREGRGLPELALAEVAARCFEGLAHVHSRGVAHLDMRPDNLLANSRGDVKIGDFSVSRILYGRTGERLRVSVAVGSLPYLSPERFEPNAHAGPRGAMAADVWGLGVTVLELFLGRSPILPVGEMPTYEKLRRAICDGKPPSAPESASASAELRGFVAACLQKDPRRRATMAQLLAHPFVACRDVQESRRALRELIVETMEE